One window of the Rufibacter radiotolerans genome contains the following:
- the gcvH gene encoding glycine cleavage system protein GcvH has translation MNFPEELKYTKDHEWIKIDGDVAYVGITDFAQRELGDIVYVDIDTLDKEVAREEVFGTVEAVKTVSDLFSPLTGTVLEINEKLDGAPELVNSDAYGDGWMIKMSIANQSEVGELLSAAEYKELVGA, from the coding sequence ATGAACTTCCCTGAGGAACTGAAATACACCAAAGACCACGAGTGGATCAAGATTGACGGCGATGTAGCCTATGTAGGCATCACAGATTTCGCGCAGCGCGAGCTGGGGGACATTGTGTATGTAGACATTGACACCCTGGACAAAGAAGTAGCCAGAGAAGAAGTGTTTGGCACCGTTGAAGCGGTGAAAACCGTTTCTGATCTGTTCAGCCCTTTGACTGGCACTGTATTGGAGATCAACGAGAAACTGGACGGCGCCCCTGAGCTGGTGAACTCTGATGCCTACGGCGATGGCTGGATGATCAAGATGTCTATCGCGAACCAATCTGAAGTAGGCGAGCTGCTTTCGGCCGCTGAGTACAAAGAGCTGGTGGGTGCTTAA
- the ruvA gene encoding Holliday junction branch migration protein RuvA — MIAYLDGKLAQKDPTFVIIDVGGVGYELRISLNTYGQLPTGERCKLFTHQHIKEDAHTLYGFATIAEKSAFLHLISISGVGPNTGLMILSSLTVQEVQQAIVREDVRTIQQVKGIGAKTAQRIILELRDKFRKGLGPDAVSVTFGAAHNTSREEALSALVTLGFAKNVAEKTLDAIIKREGASLTVEDMIKFALKSS; from the coding sequence ATGATCGCTTATTTAGACGGCAAACTAGCCCAGAAAGACCCCACTTTTGTCATTATTGATGTGGGCGGCGTGGGCTATGAGCTCCGCATCTCCTTGAACACGTACGGGCAGCTACCCACCGGTGAGCGCTGCAAGCTGTTCACGCACCAGCACATCAAAGAAGACGCCCACACGTTGTATGGCTTTGCCACCATCGCGGAGAAAAGCGCCTTTCTGCATCTGATCTCTATTTCGGGTGTGGGCCCCAACACCGGCCTTATGATCCTTTCCTCGCTTACGGTGCAGGAAGTGCAGCAGGCCATTGTGCGGGAAGACGTGCGCACCATCCAGCAGGTAAAGGGAATTGGGGCCAAAACCGCCCAGCGGATTATCCTGGAACTGCGCGATAAATTCAGGAAAGGCCTGGGCCCAGATGCGGTAAGTGTCACCTTTGGCGCGGCACACAATACGTCCAGAGAGGAGGCGTTATCTGCATTAGTCACGCTAGGCTTCGCGAAGAATGTGGCCGAAAAAACCTTAGATGCTATTATCAAACGGGAGGGCGCTAGCCTAACTGTAGAAGATATGATTAAGTTTGCTTTGAAGTCTTCCTAA
- a CDS encoding NADP-dependent malic enzyme, translating into MIKINKQDALNYHSQGQPGKIEVVPTKMVSTQMDLALAYSPGVAEPCKEIAANPEDVYKYTAKGNLVGVITNGTAVLGLGNIGPEASKPVMEGKGVLFKKFAGIDVFDIEINETDPDKFIQIVKSLEPTFGGINLEDIKAPESFKIENALREQMNIPLMHDDQHGTAIISSAALLNALEVVGKDISKIKMVINGAGAAAIACSKLYLALGVNIDNIVMFDKDGIINPERNDLDIYRAQFVTMRKITTLAQAMEDADVFVGLSAGNVLAPELVKLMAPDPIIFALANPDPEIPYDVAMATREDLIMATGRSDHPNQVNNVLGFPYIFRGALDVRATEINEAMKLAAVYALADLAKEGVPDLVHKAYGDNTIAFGRTYLIPKPLDPRLITTISPAVAKAAMESGVARYPIQNWERYHQELQARIGIDQKLMNRILTQARQNPKTVVFAEADNYKILKAASTVVEQKLAYPILLGERAVIQEMIREFKMEHELEGCPIIDPREEDAKCEKYAHLLYEKRKRKGMTLFDCRKLVRIRNYFGCMMVETGEADALISGLTRDYSSTIKPALHVIGVEEGVNKVAGMYIIQNKKEPYFFADTTVNLQPTADDLVDIVGLTARYVRFFDQEPRIAMLSYSNFGSSEGQVPTKTREATRMAKLRYPDLLIDGEMQANTALNTDLLREHYPFSELANVGANTLIFPGLAAGNIAYKLLQEMGGAETIGPILMGMRKPVHILQLGSSVREIINMVAIAVVDAQKCKAKL; encoded by the coding sequence ATGATTAAAATCAACAAGCAGGACGCCCTCAATTATCATAGCCAGGGGCAACCCGGCAAGATAGAAGTAGTGCCTACCAAAATGGTAAGTACCCAGATGGACTTAGCCCTGGCCTACTCCCCGGGCGTAGCGGAACCCTGCAAAGAGATTGCCGCCAACCCAGAAGACGTTTATAAATATACCGCCAAGGGAAACCTGGTGGGCGTGATTACCAACGGCACAGCCGTACTGGGCCTGGGCAACATCGGTCCCGAGGCCTCTAAGCCCGTGATGGAAGGAAAAGGCGTTCTTTTCAAGAAATTTGCCGGCATAGATGTGTTTGATATTGAGATCAATGAAACCGACCCCGACAAATTCATCCAGATTGTAAAGTCCCTGGAGCCCACTTTCGGCGGCATTAACCTGGAAGACATCAAGGCTCCGGAAAGCTTTAAGATAGAGAATGCCCTGCGCGAGCAGATGAACATCCCGCTCATGCATGATGACCAACACGGCACCGCCATCATCTCCAGCGCCGCGTTGCTCAATGCCCTGGAAGTGGTAGGCAAAGACATCTCCAAGATTAAAATGGTGATCAATGGTGCCGGTGCCGCGGCCATTGCCTGCTCCAAACTCTACCTCGCCCTGGGCGTGAACATTGACAACATTGTCATGTTTGACAAAGACGGCATCATTAACCCAGAGCGCAATGACCTGGACATTTACCGGGCCCAGTTTGTGACCATGCGCAAGATCACCACCCTGGCCCAGGCCATGGAAGACGCCGATGTGTTTGTGGGCCTGAGTGCCGGCAACGTACTGGCCCCGGAGCTGGTGAAACTGATGGCGCCTGACCCAATCATCTTCGCGCTGGCCAACCCAGACCCTGAGATTCCTTATGACGTGGCCATGGCCACCCGTGAGGACCTGATCATGGCCACCGGCCGTTCAGACCATCCTAACCAAGTAAACAACGTGCTGGGTTTCCCTTACATTTTCAGGGGAGCCTTAGACGTGCGCGCCACCGAGATCAACGAGGCCATGAAGCTGGCAGCCGTTTACGCCCTGGCAGACCTGGCCAAAGAAGGCGTTCCGGACCTGGTGCACAAAGCCTACGGCGATAACACCATCGCCTTTGGCCGCACCTATTTGATCCCAAAACCCTTGGACCCGCGCCTTATCACCACCATCAGTCCGGCGGTGGCAAAGGCCGCCATGGAGTCTGGGGTGGCCCGCTACCCTATCCAGAATTGGGAGCGCTACCACCAGGAACTGCAGGCCCGCATTGGCATTGACCAGAAACTGATGAACCGCATTCTTACGCAGGCACGGCAGAACCCAAAAACCGTGGTCTTCGCCGAGGCGGACAACTACAAGATCCTGAAAGCGGCCTCTACCGTGGTAGAGCAGAAACTGGCCTACCCTATTCTGTTAGGCGAGCGTGCCGTGATCCAGGAGATGATCAGGGAGTTTAAAATGGAACATGAGCTGGAAGGCTGCCCTATCATTGATCCAAGGGAAGAAGACGCCAAATGCGAGAAATATGCGCACTTGCTCTATGAGAAGCGCAAGCGCAAAGGCATGACCCTGTTTGACTGCCGCAAGCTGGTGCGCATCAGAAACTACTTTGGCTGTATGATGGTGGAAACCGGCGAGGCCGATGCCCTCATTTCCGGCCTTACCCGCGACTACTCCAGCACCATTAAGCCAGCTTTGCACGTGATTGGCGTGGAAGAGGGCGTGAACAAGGTGGCGGGCATGTACATCATCCAGAACAAGAAAGAGCCTTACTTCTTTGCAGACACCACCGTGAACCTGCAGCCTACCGCAGATGACCTGGTGGATATTGTGGGACTGACAGCCCGCTATGTGCGCTTCTTTGACCAGGAGCCGCGCATTGCCATGCTTTCGTACTCCAACTTCGGGTCAAGCGAAGGTCAGGTGCCCACCAAAACCCGCGAAGCTACCCGAATGGCCAAGCTGCGTTACCCAGACCTGTTGATAGACGGCGAGATGCAGGCCAATACCGCCCTCAACACAGACTTACTGCGCGAGCATTATCCATTCAGTGAACTAGCCAACGTGGGCGCCAACACCTTAATATTCCCGGGTTTGGCCGCTGGTAATATTGCCTATAAACTTTTACAGGAAATGGGCGGGGCAGAAACCATTGGGCCTATTCTGATGGGGATGCGTAAGCCGGTGCATATCTTGCAGTTAGGCTCCTCGGTGCGGGAGATCATCAATATGGTGGCCATTGCCGTGGTAGACGCGCAGAAGTGCAAAGCTAAACTCTAA
- the sov gene encoding T9SS outer membrane translocon Sov/SprA, whose amino-acid sequence MFYTKKHPILATAVGLVSLMAWLTQAEPSEFTMPGLRAAASVLPGKKEAQDTTKNQQYIPSRRPKLLFEDRRGDPFSNRTTISPLLLPLPSNVQLQVVPDDSLKRYEITEQIGGYDYRDPSTMTFEEYSRYQQQKSIREYWRAKSASLDEQNPAAPSRRLVPTIDVGGRTFDRLFGGNTVDIRPNGLATLKFGALFNKNENPAIPLRQQSIGDFEFDQSIALNIDGRIGEKMRITANWDTKANFDFENNLKLEYTGYPEEIIQKIEAGNVSLPLNNSLISGGQNLFGLKAQLQLGKLSVTAIAANQRGSIDAIDIQNGAQNRRFEIRADEYDRDRHFFLAQFFRDRYDQTLRNLPLVNSGIVVRRMEVYITNDNRATTNLRNVVALMDLGEPNPFRAQFSQNLPAGSGAGNGQNSLYRSLTVRNNNQIDNFLESFGLRKAVDFEHVRARRLDQSEYKFNPQLGYISLNAALLPEQVLGVAFEYTLNGRTYKVGELQEDYQNVPEDQVIFLKMLRATNPGLNTPTWDLMMKNVYALNANQIDRQNFQLNVVYKDDATGGDLTSLQDESRLKGIPLIQVFNLDNVNTNNDRPRDGNFDFLSGITIDPESGRIFFPQVEPFGSYLRSRFTVGQEDQYINKYVFQELYDSIQTDAQQFSQKNKFFIQGRYQASSTDEITLPGIRIAEGSVAVFSGGTRLVEGQDYQVFYDLGRVKILNPSYLNSASNLRITYEKADILSVQPRTLMGARFDYRVDNDLILGATVLHQGERPFIQRVNIGDEPSNNTVYGFDVNYRRDSRLLTRLTDKLPFLETKAPSSVTLGAEVAQLVPKKTEFVGENGVSYIDDFENAKTPYSLGGFNTNAWRLASTPAPLVNGRTGLAYAYNRAKLAWYTIDQIYYSANSLRPSNISREELENHYVRGVQRREIFPNRDPETNNTFEYTFDLAYYPQERGQYNYAPNVSNDGRLLTGSVRNNWGGISREISFDNNFDNANIEYLEFWMLDPFINGDRGKVIDGEGNAQNNTTGGDFFINLGNVSEDLLKDQRYEFENGLPSDGSRQATEATAWGRVTRNQFLTDAFDSEPSARPFQDIGLDGLNDNEEREFFQGLGIYASLQDPSADNFKHHLDGDYDSRRIGVLGRYKNFNGMEGNSPVNSNLSSNAFPDKEDLNKDNVISDLEQYYEYKINLRPNQLTVGNNYIVDKVDTVDAGGNKVSWYQFRIPVRKPTSNVNNMQGFKSIRFMRMYMTQFEQPVVLRFVQMQFVSNQWRTYNSVLSNGAPCVGDCDSDASAFNVSSVSIEENGEVDAGTIPYVVPPGVERQRDYSSANNRRQNEQSLQLCVENLRDSFSKAVYKNVSQDMLIYKRLKMYVHAQSPSGTQDNEVNAFVRIGTDFTQNYYEYSIPLKMTPQGSRDPYQIWNEQNFIDVAFEEFVKLKSRRNQASFPLNQVYMETREDGKVFRVVGNPDFSDVQSLMIGLENPATPDRASQSVCLWVNELRVSDFDRTAGWAATARANVKLADFANLTATGSYTAVGFGGIQERAAQRARENTGQFDIAANIAAEKLLPSKLGLVVPVSVQYGTTISEPRFDPLDRDTELDLSLEKFDGAEKENYRNEVVSKTTTKSVNLLNVRKEKTDPEAKSRVYDVENLSFSYAYTEVLHTDISTDRNYTKTYNGGVAYTYNNNPKSYTPFAEVKAFQSPYLKWLKEFNFALQPSRIAVRADLDRRYNETFLQGRTSAYSLPDTAGFLPTFQKAFFFNRIYDVKWDLTKSLTLDYTASNRAVVDEPNGRINEDVDSLRYKNEVIWHNLRRFGRNTNFNQTVALTYRLPLDKFPLTDFVSADARYQAGFTWTSASTALSNNDTLQLGNTIENSVETSLSGKFDLVRLYNKVRFLKAANEASPNPGVRNQSAKPGQPPVSDSTRSGGRQVMNGVLRTLMSARSVNFTYARTEGTLLPGFLPRAQNFGLADGFGAPGLDFVLGRQYELDELFQRANREGWYTDSSQYLNTPLSSLKSVNFTARATIEPIRNFIITLDGAVNKSEIDEVFYRRDSALTVQRQNPFTTGSYRVSFISVQTLFESGSGNRSDAFENFIRNRAAIASRLNEANNGPGVYGVNAQDVLIPSFLRAYQGKSVDGFEAKPTGPFDAIPLPNWNVVYNGLSSVPFFQQYFSSFTLNHAYQSNFTVANFSTALNYNFEPSGFPDATNEQGEIIPYYVVSQVAITESMSPLIGVNFRTKGQITGRLEYKTQRNLLLNMTNAQVTENGVKDVVVGLGYTTTNFRVPFKIGGSRKTLENELTMRLDFTIRDNETIQRTIAVDTDGNEYQNNLTTSGALQVQIRPTIDYVVSQRLNLQFYFTKNINEPKVANAFRNTVTEGGIQLRFSLSD is encoded by the coding sequence GTGTTTTATACAAAAAAGCATCCCATTCTTGCAACCGCGGTAGGGTTGGTGTCGTTGATGGCCTGGCTTACCCAAGCAGAGCCAAGTGAGTTTACCATGCCCGGCCTGCGTGCCGCGGCTTCGGTGTTGCCCGGAAAGAAGGAAGCCCAAGACACAACCAAGAACCAGCAATATATTCCCTCGCGGCGCCCCAAGCTACTATTTGAAGACCGCCGCGGCGATCCTTTCTCCAATAGAACCACCATATCTCCCCTGCTGCTTCCGCTGCCCAGCAACGTGCAACTGCAGGTGGTGCCAGATGACAGCCTAAAGCGCTACGAGATCACGGAGCAGATTGGCGGCTATGACTACCGCGATCCCAGCACCATGACCTTTGAGGAGTACTCGCGCTACCAGCAGCAGAAATCCATCAGGGAGTATTGGCGGGCAAAATCGGCGAGCCTGGATGAGCAGAACCCTGCCGCCCCCAGCCGGCGTTTGGTGCCTACCATTGACGTGGGAGGCCGTACATTTGACCGTTTGTTTGGCGGCAATACGGTAGACATCCGGCCCAACGGCCTGGCCACGCTTAAGTTTGGGGCGCTCTTCAACAAGAATGAGAACCCGGCCATCCCGCTTCGGCAGCAGAGCATTGGCGACTTTGAGTTTGACCAGAGCATCGCCCTGAACATTGACGGCCGCATTGGTGAGAAAATGCGCATCACGGCCAACTGGGACACTAAGGCCAACTTTGACTTTGAGAACAACCTCAAACTGGAATACACCGGCTATCCCGAGGAGATCATCCAGAAAATTGAAGCCGGTAACGTAAGCCTGCCTCTCAATAACTCCCTCATCTCTGGCGGGCAGAACCTCTTCGGGTTGAAGGCGCAGCTGCAGTTGGGCAAACTCTCCGTGACTGCCATTGCCGCCAACCAGCGCGGGAGCATTGACGCCATTGACATCCAGAACGGGGCCCAGAACCGGCGCTTTGAAATCAGGGCAGATGAATATGACCGTGACCGCCACTTCTTCCTGGCCCAGTTCTTCAGGGACCGCTATGATCAGACCTTGCGCAACCTGCCATTGGTAAACTCGGGTATTGTGGTGCGCCGCATGGAGGTCTACATCACCAATGACAACCGCGCCACCACCAACCTCAGAAACGTGGTCGCCCTGATGGACCTTGGTGAACCGAATCCTTTCCGGGCCCAGTTCAGCCAGAACCTTCCGGCCGGCTCCGGTGCCGGCAACGGGCAGAACAGCCTCTACCGTAGCCTCACCGTCAGAAACAACAACCAGATAGACAATTTCCTGGAGAGTTTTGGTCTGCGTAAGGCTGTGGACTTTGAGCACGTGCGCGCGCGCCGCCTGGACCAGTCTGAATACAAATTCAACCCGCAGTTGGGGTATATCTCTCTGAACGCTGCTTTGTTACCGGAGCAGGTATTGGGCGTGGCCTTTGAGTACACACTTAACGGCCGCACTTATAAAGTAGGTGAGTTGCAGGAAGACTACCAGAACGTACCCGAGGACCAGGTCATTTTTCTGAAAATGTTACGCGCCACCAACCCGGGCCTGAACACCCCTACCTGGGACCTGATGATGAAAAACGTCTACGCCCTCAACGCCAACCAGATTGACCGCCAGAACTTCCAGCTGAACGTGGTCTATAAAGACGATGCCACCGGCGGCGACCTCACCAGTCTGCAGGATGAGTCACGGCTGAAAGGCATTCCCCTGATTCAGGTCTTCAACCTGGACAACGTGAATACCAACAATGACCGCCCGCGCGACGGTAACTTTGACTTTCTATCCGGTATCACCATTGACCCTGAGTCGGGCCGTATTTTCTTCCCGCAGGTAGAGCCTTTTGGGTCGTACCTTCGGTCCCGCTTTACGGTGGGCCAGGAAGACCAGTACATCAACAAATATGTGTTCCAGGAACTGTATGACTCCATCCAGACCGATGCCCAGCAGTTCTCCCAGAAAAACAAGTTCTTCATACAGGGCCGTTACCAGGCCAGCAGCACCGATGAGATCACCCTGCCCGGCATCCGCATTGCGGAAGGCTCCGTGGCGGTCTTCTCTGGCGGCACGCGTTTGGTGGAAGGCCAGGATTACCAGGTGTTCTATGACCTAGGCCGGGTAAAGATTCTCAATCCCAGCTACCTGAACAGCGCCAGCAACCTGCGCATCACCTATGAGAAGGCAGACATCCTGAGCGTGCAGCCCCGCACCCTCATGGGCGCCCGCTTTGATTACCGCGTGGACAATGACCTCATTTTGGGGGCCACTGTGCTACACCAGGGCGAGCGGCCTTTCATTCAGCGGGTAAACATAGGCGATGAGCCCAGCAACAATACCGTCTATGGCTTTGACGTGAACTACCGCCGTGATTCGCGCCTGCTCACCCGCCTCACAGATAAACTGCCGTTCTTAGAGACCAAGGCCCCCTCCTCTGTCACGCTGGGAGCCGAGGTAGCCCAATTGGTGCCCAAGAAAACGGAGTTTGTGGGCGAGAACGGTGTTTCCTACATAGATGACTTTGAGAATGCCAAGACCCCTTATTCCTTAGGCGGTTTCAACACCAATGCCTGGCGGCTGGCTTCTACCCCGGCGCCGCTGGTGAACGGCCGAACCGGCCTGGCCTATGCCTACAACCGCGCCAAGCTGGCCTGGTATACCATTGATCAGATCTATTACTCGGCCAATAGCCTGCGCCCCAGCAACATCTCCCGCGAGGAACTGGAAAACCACTATGTGCGTGGGGTACAGCGCCGTGAGATCTTCCCTAACCGTGACCCGGAGACCAACAACACCTTTGAGTACACCTTTGACCTGGCCTACTACCCCCAGGAGCGCGGCCAGTACAACTATGCCCCCAATGTAAGCAATGACGGGCGCTTGCTCACCGGCAGCGTGCGCAACAACTGGGGCGGTATTAGCCGGGAGATTTCCTTTGACAATAACTTTGACAACGCCAACATTGAGTACCTGGAGTTCTGGATGCTGGACCCCTTCATTAATGGAGACCGCGGAAAGGTGATTGACGGCGAGGGCAATGCCCAGAACAACACCACTGGGGGTGATTTCTTCATTAACTTAGGGAACGTTTCAGAAGACCTGCTCAAAGACCAACGCTATGAGTTTGAGAACGGCCTGCCCTCTGATGGCAGCCGCCAGGCCACCGAAGCCACTGCCTGGGGCCGTGTGACCCGCAACCAGTTCCTGACAGATGCCTTTGACAGTGAGCCCAGCGCCCGTCCCTTCCAGGATATAGGGCTGGACGGATTGAACGACAACGAGGAACGGGAATTCTTCCAGGGCCTGGGCATTTACGCCTCACTGCAAGACCCTTCCGCAGACAACTTCAAGCACCACCTGGACGGCGACTATGACTCCCGCCGCATTGGGGTGCTGGGCCGGTACAAAAATTTCAATGGCATGGAGGGTAACTCGCCGGTGAACAGCAACCTCTCTTCTAATGCGTTCCCAGACAAGGAAGACCTTAACAAAGACAACGTCATCAGTGACCTGGAGCAGTACTATGAGTACAAGATCAACCTCAGACCTAACCAGCTTACCGTAGGCAATAACTACATAGTAGACAAGGTAGACACGGTAGACGCAGGCGGCAACAAGGTGAGCTGGTACCAGTTCCGGATTCCGGTGAGAAAGCCGACCAGCAACGTGAACAACATGCAGGGCTTCAAGTCCATCCGGTTCATGCGGATGTACATGACCCAGTTTGAGCAGCCGGTGGTGCTGCGCTTTGTCCAGATGCAATTTGTCTCTAACCAGTGGCGCACCTACAACTCGGTGCTGTCTAACGGCGCGCCTTGCGTAGGTGACTGTGATTCTGACGCCTCTGCCTTCAACGTGTCGTCAGTGAGCATTGAGGAGAACGGCGAGGTAGATGCGGGGACTATTCCGTATGTGGTTCCGCCTGGGGTTGAGCGCCAGCGGGATTACTCCTCGGCCAACAACCGTCGCCAGAATGAGCAGTCCTTGCAGTTGTGCGTGGAGAACCTGAGAGACTCTTTTAGCAAGGCCGTGTACAAGAACGTGTCGCAGGACATGCTCATCTACAAGCGCCTGAAAATGTACGTGCACGCCCAGAGCCCCAGCGGTACCCAGGACAATGAGGTCAACGCCTTCGTGCGCATAGGTACCGACTTCACCCAGAACTACTATGAGTATTCCATCCCGTTAAAGATGACGCCGCAGGGCAGCCGTGACCCGTACCAGATATGGAACGAGCAGAACTTCATAGACGTGGCGTTTGAGGAGTTTGTGAAACTGAAATCCAGAAGAAACCAGGCCAGTTTCCCCCTGAACCAGGTGTACATGGAAACCCGGGAAGACGGCAAGGTCTTCAGGGTGGTGGGTAACCCCGATTTCAGTGACGTGCAAAGTCTCATGATTGGTCTGGAGAACCCGGCCACCCCAGACCGCGCCTCGCAGTCGGTTTGCTTGTGGGTGAACGAACTGCGCGTCTCTGACTTTGACCGCACCGCCGGCTGGGCCGCCACCGCCCGCGCCAACGTGAAACTAGCCGACTTCGCTAACCTGACGGCCACCGGTTCTTACACCGCCGTTGGCTTTGGCGGCATACAGGAGCGCGCTGCCCAGCGGGCCCGCGAGAACACCGGCCAGTTTGACATTGCCGCGAACATAGCCGCCGAGAAACTTTTGCCTTCTAAGTTGGGGTTGGTGGTGCCGGTATCGGTGCAGTACGGGACTACCATCAGTGAGCCGCGCTTTGACCCGCTGGACCGTGACACTGAACTGGACCTCTCACTGGAGAAGTTTGACGGGGCAGAAAAGGAGAACTACCGGAATGAAGTCGTCAGTAAGACCACTACCAAGAGCGTAAACCTGCTGAACGTTCGGAAAGAGAAAACCGACCCCGAGGCCAAAAGCCGGGTGTATGACGTGGAGAACCTTTCCTTCTCCTATGCCTACACTGAGGTCCTGCACACCGACATCTCCACGGACCGCAATTACACCAAGACCTACAACGGGGGCGTGGCATATACCTATAACAACAACCCGAAGAGCTACACTCCTTTTGCCGAAGTGAAGGCGTTCCAGTCGCCGTACCTGAAATGGCTGAAGGAATTCAACTTTGCGCTGCAGCCGAGCCGCATTGCCGTCCGCGCCGACCTGGACCGCCGCTACAATGAGACGTTCCTGCAAGGGCGAACTTCGGCGTACAGCCTGCCAGACACTGCCGGGTTCCTGCCTACGTTCCAGAAAGCATTTTTCTTTAATCGGATTTATGACGTGAAGTGGGACCTGACCAAGAGCCTGACCTTAGACTATACCGCCAGCAACCGGGCGGTGGTAGACGAACCCAATGGCCGCATTAACGAAGACGTGGATTCCCTGCGTTACAAGAATGAGGTAATCTGGCACAACCTGCGCCGCTTTGGTCGTAACACCAACTTCAACCAGACTGTGGCCCTTACCTACCGCCTGCCCCTGGATAAATTCCCGCTCACGGACTTTGTCTCGGCAGACGCCCGGTACCAGGCCGGTTTCACCTGGACCTCGGCTTCTACCGCCCTAAGCAACAATGACACCCTGCAACTGGGGAACACCATAGAAAATAGCGTGGAAACCAGCTTGAGCGGTAAGTTTGATCTGGTGCGCCTTTACAACAAGGTGCGGTTCCTGAAAGCGGCCAACGAGGCATCCCCTAACCCGGGCGTGCGCAACCAGTCGGCCAAGCCCGGGCAACCACCCGTGTCTGATTCTACCCGAAGTGGTGGCAGACAAGTGATGAACGGGGTGCTGCGGACGTTGATGTCGGCCAGATCTGTGAACTTTACCTATGCCCGCACTGAGGGTACCTTGCTGCCGGGCTTCCTGCCAAGGGCGCAGAACTTCGGCTTAGCCGATGGATTCGGGGCACCCGGGCTGGACTTTGTGCTGGGCCGGCAATATGAACTGGATGAGCTCTTCCAGCGGGCCAACCGCGAGGGCTGGTACACGGACAGCAGCCAGTACCTGAACACCCCGTTAAGCTCCCTTAAATCTGTCAACTTCACGGCCCGGGCCACTATAGAACCAATCCGTAATTTCATCATTACCCTGGACGGGGCCGTGAACAAATCTGAGATTGACGAGGTCTTCTACCGCCGTGACTCTGCCTTGACCGTGCAGCGCCAAAACCCGTTCACCACCGGCTCTTACCGCGTGTCCTTTATCTCGGTGCAGACCTTGTTTGAATCTGGCTCGGGGAACCGGTCAGATGCGTTTGAGAACTTTATCAGGAACCGGGCCGCCATTGCCAGCCGCTTAAACGAGGCCAATAATGGTCCGGGCGTCTATGGCGTGAATGCCCAGGACGTCTTGATCCCTTCCTTCCTGCGGGCCTACCAGGGCAAGAGCGTAGATGGGTTTGAGGCCAAGCCTACCGGTCCGTTTGACGCTATTCCGCTGCCCAACTGGAACGTGGTCTACAACGGGCTGTCCTCGGTGCCGTTCTTCCAGCAGTACTTCAGTTCGTTTACCCTGAACCACGCCTACCAGTCTAACTTTACGGTAGCCAACTTCAGTACGGCGTTGAACTACAACTTTGAGCCGTCCGGCTTCCCGGATGCCACCAACGAGCAGGGCGAGATCATCCCGTATTACGTGGTGAGCCAGGTAGCTATCACGGAAAGTATGTCGCCGCTGATTGGGGTGAACTTCAGGACCAAGGGCCAGATCACCGGGCGTTTGGAGTACAAGACCCAACGCAACCTGCTTTTGAACATGACCAACGCACAGGTAACCGAGAACGGCGTGAAAGACGTGGTGGTAGGCCTGGGCTACACTACCACTAACTTCCGGGTGCCGTTTAAGATTGGCGGCTCCCGCAAAACCCTGGAGAACGAGCTGACCATGCGCCTGGACTTTACCATCAGAGACAATGAGACCATTCAGCGTACCATTGCGGTAGACACAGACGGCAACGAGTACCAGAACAACCTGACTACCTCCGGCGCCCTGCAAGTGCAGATACGCCCTACCATTGACTACGTGGTAAGCCAGCGCCTGAACCTGCAGTTCTATTTCACCAAGAACATCAACGAGCCCAAGGTAGCCAACGCGTTCCGGAACACCGTGACCGAGGGTGGTATCCAGCTTCGGTTCAGTTTATCTGACTAA